A part of Roseitalea porphyridii genomic DNA contains:
- a CDS encoding sarcosine oxidase subunit delta — MIIPCPFCGPRDLSEFAYCGDADNLAARPDPASTDQAAWNAYAYDRANPAGEHAEIWQHAGGCRRHLRVVRNTVTHAIGAVEMVGSKS; from the coding sequence ATGATCATCCCCTGCCCGTTCTGCGGCCCGCGCGATCTATCCGAATTTGCCTATTGCGGCGATGCCGACAATCTCGCCGCCCGTCCCGATCCTGCCTCGACCGATCAGGCGGCATGGAACGCCTATGCCTATGACCGCGCCAACCCGGCCGGCGAGCATGCCGAGATCTGGCAGCATGCCGGCGGCTGCCGCCGGCACCTGCGCGTCGTCCGCAACACGGTGACCCACGCGATCGGCGCGGTGGAGATGGTGGGGAGCAAGTCATGA
- a CDS encoding 2Fe-2S iron-sulfur cluster-binding protein: MTGYRLPHGGARIDRSDTVAFTVDGRQHFGLAGDTLASALLANGVRVMGRSFKYHRPRGLMAFGVDEPSALFTVTTDGVREPNVRATEIEIFDGLAVESQNRWPSLDTDLMAVNQLGGKALAAGFYYKTFMGPVIGPLKGTRFWMVCERFIRRAAGLGRPGTAPDQSRYERMNAFCDVLVVGGGMAGLHKAVEQAEAGKRVIVCEIEPHWGGGADAKNESEIRRMVDLLQSHPQVTLLPRTTVWGFYDGNTLAATERVTDHLRTAPEGAARQRTWTIRAGHVALATGALERPIVFAGNDRPGVMLADAARRYAAAFGVLPGRHLTVFTNNDSAYATALALREAGANIRAIVDLRAEIGDAARALADRAGGRLLTGYAVIGTKGARGLTSVSVARYRHDTQSFSGSAEQIETDALLVSGGWSPVVHLASQAGAKPVWDDDLQAFLPPESRGPWSAHGAAAGDLDFGAGLSPSPAPVFEIRHPGKAFVDFQHDVTADDVRLAHREGFRSVEHLKRYTTLGMATDQGKTSNVPGLAIMADALGKPIPEVGTTRFRPPYTAASLGSIAAERFGDLFPHRLTPMHDWHAQNGARMYAAGHWDRPESYNRPGETVEQAYFREARTVRTGVGLVDVSTLGKIDIQGPDAGEFLNRVYTNGFAKLAVGKARYGLMLREDGFAMDDGTTWRLAEDRFLMTTTTANAGRVMSHLELCLDVHWPELRVHVTSVTDQWAGAAIAGPRSRDVLAACVTGTAVDNDALPFMGIVHGAISGVPVMICRLSFSGEMAFEVYCGAHHGTHVWEALLEAGKPFAIAPYGLEALGTLRIEKGHVTGAEIDGRTTARDLHLDWMLSSKKPFVGSAMMDREGLTDDARWTLVGVVSRSGEKLKGGSHVVAGDRDDPGPSLGHLTAMAFSPEMNAYVGLALVEGGANRIGQHLFATDPVRTGTHIPIEIVSHHMVDPKGERMHG; the protein is encoded by the coding sequence ATGACCGGCTATCGCCTCCCGCACGGCGGCGCCCGCATCGACCGCTCAGACACGGTCGCCTTCACGGTCGACGGGCGCCAGCATTTCGGGCTCGCCGGCGACACGCTCGCCTCGGCGCTTCTGGCCAATGGCGTGCGCGTCATGGGCCGGTCGTTCAAGTATCACCGCCCGCGCGGTCTGATGGCGTTCGGCGTCGACGAACCGTCCGCGCTGTTCACGGTCACGACCGACGGCGTGCGCGAGCCGAACGTGCGCGCCACCGAGATCGAGATCTTCGACGGGCTGGCCGTCGAGAGCCAGAACCGCTGGCCGTCGCTCGACACCGACCTGATGGCGGTCAACCAGCTCGGCGGCAAGGCGCTGGCGGCGGGGTTCTACTACAAGACCTTCATGGGCCCGGTGATCGGCCCGCTGAAGGGCACACGGTTCTGGATGGTCTGCGAACGCTTCATCCGCCGCGCGGCCGGTCTCGGCCGCCCCGGCACCGCGCCCGACCAGAGCCGCTACGAGCGGATGAACGCCTTCTGCGACGTCCTCGTCGTCGGCGGCGGCATGGCCGGACTTCACAAGGCCGTTGAACAGGCCGAAGCCGGCAAGCGCGTCATCGTCTGCGAGATCGAGCCGCACTGGGGCGGCGGCGCGGACGCCAAAAACGAATCCGAAATCAGGCGGATGGTCGATCTGCTTCAATCGCATCCGCAGGTAACCTTGCTGCCGCGCACCACCGTCTGGGGCTTCTATGACGGCAACACGCTGGCCGCCACCGAGCGCGTGACCGACCATCTGCGCACCGCGCCCGAAGGCGCCGCGCGCCAGCGGACATGGACCATCCGGGCGGGCCATGTCGCGCTCGCCACGGGCGCGCTGGAACGGCCGATCGTCTTTGCCGGCAACGACCGGCCGGGCGTCATGCTCGCCGACGCCGCCCGACGCTATGCGGCCGCTTTCGGCGTGCTGCCGGGCCGGCACCTGACGGTCTTCACCAACAATGACAGCGCCTATGCGACAGCTCTCGCGCTGCGCGAGGCCGGCGCCAACATCCGCGCGATCGTCGACCTGCGCGCCGAGATCGGCGACGCCGCCCGCGCGCTGGCCGACAGGGCCGGCGGCCGGCTCCTGACCGGGTACGCCGTGATCGGCACCAAGGGCGCCAGGGGGCTGACCTCGGTGTCGGTCGCCCGCTACCGGCACGACACGCAGAGCTTTTCGGGCAGCGCCGAACAGATCGAGACCGATGCCCTGCTCGTCTCGGGCGGCTGGTCGCCGGTGGTCCATCTGGCCAGCCAGGCCGGTGCGAAGCCGGTCTGGGACGATGATCTTCAGGCCTTCCTGCCGCCCGAAAGCCGCGGTCCTTGGTCGGCGCACGGCGCGGCGGCGGGCGATCTCGACTTCGGCGCCGGGCTGTCGCCTTCCCCGGCCCCCGTCTTCGAGATCAGGCACCCCGGCAAGGCGTTCGTCGATTTCCAGCACGATGTGACGGCCGACGATGTGCGCCTTGCCCATCGCGAGGGCTTCCGGTCGGTCGAACATCTCAAGCGCTACACCACCCTCGGCATGGCGACCGATCAGGGCAAGACATCGAACGTGCCGGGCCTTGCCATCATGGCCGACGCGCTCGGCAAGCCCATCCCCGAGGTCGGCACGACGCGCTTCCGGCCGCCCTACACCGCCGCCTCGCTCGGCTCCATCGCCGCCGAGCGGTTCGGCGACCTGTTCCCGCATCGCCTGACGCCGATGCATGACTGGCACGCCCAAAACGGCGCGCGCATGTATGCCGCCGGCCACTGGGACCGGCCCGAGAGCTACAACCGGCCCGGCGAGACGGTCGAACAGGCCTATTTCCGCGAGGCGAGGACCGTGCGCACCGGCGTCGGCCTTGTCGATGTGTCGACGCTCGGCAAGATCGACATACAGGGACCGGACGCGGGCGAGTTCCTCAACCGGGTCTACACGAACGGTTTCGCCAAGCTCGCGGTCGGCAAGGCGCGCTACGGGCTGATGCTGCGCGAGGACGGGTTCGCGATGGACGACGGCACCACCTGGCGCCTTGCCGAAGACCGCTTCCTGATGACGACGACGACGGCGAACGCCGGCAGGGTGATGAGCCATCTCGAACTGTGTCTCGACGTGCACTGGCCCGAACTGCGCGTCCACGTCACCTCCGTGACCGACCAGTGGGCCGGCGCGGCGATCGCCGGGCCGAGATCGCGCGATGTGCTCGCCGCCTGCGTCACCGGCACGGCGGTCGACAATGACGCCCTGCCCTTCATGGGCATCGTTCACGGCGCGATTTCGGGCGTGCCGGTGATGATCTGCCGGCTGTCTTTTTCCGGCGAGATGGCGTTCGAGGTCTATTGCGGCGCCCATCACGGCACCCATGTCTGGGAGGCGCTGCTCGAGGCCGGCAAGCCGTTCGCCATCGCGCCCTACGGGCTCGAGGCGCTCGGCACGCTGCGCATCGAAAAGGGCCATGTCACCGGCGCCGAGATCGACGGGCGCACCACCGCGCGCGATCTGCATCTGGACTGGATGCTGTCGTCGAAGAAACCGTTCGTCGGCTCGGCGATGATGGACCGCGAGGGCCTGACCGACGATGCCCGCTGGACGCTGGTCGGCGTCGTCTCGCGCTCGGGCGAAAAGCTCAAGGGCGGCAGCCATGTCGTCGCCGGCGACAGGGACGATCCGGGCCCGAGCCTTGGCCATCTCACCGCCATGGCGTTCTCGCCGGAGATGAACGCCTATGTCGGCCTGGCGCTGGTCGAGGGCGGCGCGAACCGCATCGGCCAGCACCTTTTTGCGACCGATCCGGTGCGCACCGGCACGCACATCCCCATCGAGATCGTCAGCCACCACATGG